The Candidatus Hydrothermales bacterium genome includes a region encoding these proteins:
- a CDS encoding heme exporter protein CcmB, with protein MRQIIYLIKKDILLEFRTKEITIPYLLFSLLLLFLLGFGVERIFDLRLFSFFYFLSFMFAGILGFERVIALEFETGGIYSLITFPIPRNYIFISKVLSMFLFLFLTGLILMIIFSVFLNVTFPPLFPFLVIILLFSFGFSVLGIMLSFLTFASKAREFLLPIVLIPLFIPPFVSATFALNKLLEENFLNLNYIFFLIFFDILYFLISDLLFEYVILE; from the coding sequence TTGAGGCAAATAATATACTTAATTAAAAAAGATATTTTACTTGAATTTAGGACAAAAGAAATAACTATTCCTTACTTACTTTTTTCACTTTTGCTTCTTTTTCTCTTAGGCTTCGGAGTTGAAAGGATTTTTGATCTGAGGCTTTTTTCTTTTTTTTACTTTTTATCTTTTATGTTTGCAGGTATACTCGGTTTTGAAAGAGTAATTGCCTTAGAATTTGAAACAGGGGGAATTTATTCGCTCATTACTTTTCCAATTCCAAGAAATTACATTTTTATTTCTAAAGTACTCTCAATGTTTTTATTCTTATTTTTAACTGGATTAATCTTAATGATAATTTTTTCAGTTTTTCTAAATGTTACCTTTCCACCACTTTTTCCATTCTTAGTTATTATCCTCTTGTTTTCCTTTGGTTTTTCCGTTCTTGGCATAATGCTCTCTTTTTTAACTTTTGCCTCGAAAGCAAGAGAGTTTTTACTTCCAATTGTCCTAATCCCCCTTTTTATTCCACCCTTTGTATCTGCCACTTTCGCCCTAAATAAACTCCTTGAAGAGAACTTTTTAAATCTAAACTACATTTTCTTTTTGATCTTTTTTGATATACTTTACTTTTTAATTTCTGATCTTCTTTTTGAGTATGTGATTTTAGAATGA